A section of the Bacillus pumilus genome encodes:
- a CDS encoding DUF5301 domain-containing protein has protein sequence MINATFDDVVSIEQNKVTKIQIEHDHERVVLDKKEDIQKLLKELSDVTLKKTNEATKATKESYWIRVYKNKKETYGLTFYDQAYLDTYDFSKKKDQTSEYQIVDANQVDIGQYIK, from the coding sequence ATGATCAATGCTACATTCGATGATGTGGTCTCGATTGAGCAAAATAAGGTGACTAAGATTCAAATTGAGCACGATCATGAACGTGTTGTTTTGGACAAGAAAGAAGACATTCAAAAGCTGTTGAAGGAACTTTCAGATGTAACATTAAAGAAAACCAATGAAGCCACAAAAGCCACAAAAGAGTCTTATTGGATCAGGGTGTATAAGAATAAGAAGGAAACATACGGTCTGACATTCTATGATCAGGCATATTTAGACACATATGATTTTTCTAAAAAGAAAGATCAAACCAGCGAATACCAAATCGTTGACGCCAATCAGGTCGATATAGGACAATATATCAAATAA